In one window of Tenrec ecaudatus isolate mTenEca1 chromosome 3, mTenEca1.hap1, whole genome shotgun sequence DNA:
- the TIFA gene encoding TRAF-interacting protein with FHA domain-containing protein A isoform X1, which yields MAAAPIPVHTMSSFEDADTEETLTCLQMTLYHPDHLQTGRFQAIRFCHREKLPSHKVVNFGRHSSTCHYIFQDKQVSRIQFSLQLFRDFNSSVLSFEIKNMSQKTSLIVDNHELGYLNKVKLPPKCILRFGDYQCLVEKQDGESLTFFETQFALSPTCLLQENLWPLRMPVPENGPQSTLYSTLPTEMDENEL from the exons atggcg GCTGCTCCCATTCCGGTGCACACCATGTCCAGTTTCGAAGATGCTGACACCGAAGAGACGCTCACGTGCCTCCAGATGACGCTTTACCATCCCGACCACTTGCAAACAGGGAGGTTTCAAGCCATCAGGTTTTGCCACCGGGAGAAACTCCCCTCCCACAAGGTGGTCAACTTTGGCCGGCATTCCAGCACCTGCCACTATATCTTTCAAGACAAGCAGGTTTCCAGAATTCAGTTTTCTCTGCAGCTGTTCAGAGATTTCAATAGCTCCGTTCTCTCCTTTGAGATTAAGAACATGAGTCAGAAGACCAGCCTGATCGTGGACAACCATGAGCTGGGCTACCTGAATAAAGTGAAACTGCCCCCAAAGTGTATCCTCCGGTTCGGCGACTACCAATGCCTGGTCGAGAAGCAAGACGGGGAGTCGCTGACATTTTTCGAGACTCAATTTGCTCTGTCTCCAACATGCCTCTTACAAGAAAACCTCTGGCCTCTGCGGATGCCTGTGCCTGAGAATGGCCCCCAGTCAACCCTCTATAGCACTTTGCCTACAGAAATGGATGAAAACGAATTATAA
- the TIFA gene encoding TRAF-interacting protein with FHA domain-containing protein A isoform X2, with the protein MSSFEDADTEETLTCLQMTLYHPDHLQTGRFQAIRFCHREKLPSHKVVNFGRHSSTCHYIFQDKQVSRIQFSLQLFRDFNSSVLSFEIKNMSQKTSLIVDNHELGYLNKVKLPPKCILRFGDYQCLVEKQDGESLTFFETQFALSPTCLLQENLWPLRMPVPENGPQSTLYSTLPTEMDENEL; encoded by the coding sequence ATGTCCAGTTTCGAAGATGCTGACACCGAAGAGACGCTCACGTGCCTCCAGATGACGCTTTACCATCCCGACCACTTGCAAACAGGGAGGTTTCAAGCCATCAGGTTTTGCCACCGGGAGAAACTCCCCTCCCACAAGGTGGTCAACTTTGGCCGGCATTCCAGCACCTGCCACTATATCTTTCAAGACAAGCAGGTTTCCAGAATTCAGTTTTCTCTGCAGCTGTTCAGAGATTTCAATAGCTCCGTTCTCTCCTTTGAGATTAAGAACATGAGTCAGAAGACCAGCCTGATCGTGGACAACCATGAGCTGGGCTACCTGAATAAAGTGAAACTGCCCCCAAAGTGTATCCTCCGGTTCGGCGACTACCAATGCCTGGTCGAGAAGCAAGACGGGGAGTCGCTGACATTTTTCGAGACTCAATTTGCTCTGTCTCCAACATGCCTCTTACAAGAAAACCTCTGGCCTCTGCGGATGCCTGTGCCTGAGAATGGCCCCCAGTCAACCCTCTATAGCACTTTGCCTACAGAAATGGATGAAAACGAATTATAA